In one window of bacterium DNA:
- the sodX gene encoding nickel-type superoxide dismutase maturation protease, with protein sequence MLPFAVYRVTGQSMAPGIGESDYVLVNKLSYLLGEPRSGDVVVVKHPRTGRLIVKRVAEVEQGRYVLRGDNEKASSDSRGFGAVTRKMLVGKVWKVFRGG encoded by the coding sequence GTGCTCCCGTTCGCGGTCTACCGGGTGACGGGGCAGAGCATGGCCCCGGGCATCGGGGAGTCGGACTACGTACTGGTTAACAAGCTCAGCTACCTGCTGGGCGAGCCGCGCAGCGGCGACGTGGTCGTGGTCAAACATCCGCGCACGGGGAGGCTCATAGTCAAGCGGGTCGCCGAGGTGGAGCAGGGCCGCTATGTTCTCAGAGGGGACAACGAGAAGGCCAGCAGCGACAGCCGCGGATTCGGAGCCGTGACGCGCAAGATGCTGGTGGGCAAGGTCTGGAAGGTCTTCCGCGGCGGTTGA
- the sodN gene encoding superoxide dismutase, Ni: MKLSGRIIKSAEMLGALDEVSAHCDIPCGIYDPHLAQLAAHTVIRMIDLIEEQVPPGDDATPEQIRDYTHGIARYMLVKEEHAELCKHEIRIMWGDYIKPDMVEEHPEVHAIVWEIMRLGSIAKQDIDIEHAEELLDNVHKFAEIFWATKEVATKKVKSAWPSGHEVVLPDL; this comes from the coding sequence ATGAAGCTTTCAGGCAGGATCATAAAGTCGGCCGAGATGCTCGGCGCTCTGGATGAAGTATCGGCCCACTGCGACATACCCTGCGGAATATACGATCCGCACCTGGCGCAGCTCGCGGCGCACACCGTTATCCGGATGATCGACCTCATAGAGGAGCAGGTGCCGCCGGGAGACGACGCAACGCCTGAGCAGATTCGCGACTACACGCACGGCATCGCGCGCTACATGCTGGTGAAGGAAGAGCACGCCGAGCTGTGCAAGCACGAGATTCGCATCATGTGGGGCGACTACATCAAGCCCGACATGGTCGAGGAGCACCCGGAAGTTCACGCGATCGTATGGGAAATCATGCGACTCGGCTCGATCGCCAAGCAGGACATCGACATCGAGCACGCCGAGGAGCTGCTGGACAACGTGCACAAGTTCGCGGAGATCTTCTGGGCGACCAAGGAGGTCGCAACCAAGAAGGTCAAGTCGGCGTGGCCCAGCGGGCACGAGGTGGTGCTGCCCGACCTCTAG